The Xyrauchen texanus isolate HMW12.3.18 chromosome 13, RBS_HiC_50CHRs, whole genome shotgun sequence genome contains the following window.
TGGGACTGCCCCCGGACTGCTTCCTTCTCCATCTGACCAAGAATCACAATAGATCTTCCACAACCCTGATACTGTCTGCAAGCACACGGTAATTTGCATTGCACACTATAACTTGTTGCCATCATATTTCTCTTTACTGTTCAGTTTATAGGCCGCAAGAGTCAGGTTCTGGAAGGAAATATCGGATTCTCTCCCCCCGTAGGCAAATTGTTGCACACTTGGGTTTGACTaggttgtaaaaatattttaattcatgtGTGATGCAGTAACTTCTTACTAAataatttatctttttattttttgtatcctCAGGTTGGAGAAGGAGTCCTGGATCAATGTGTTAACTTCAAAATAGGAGACCGCATGTGTAGAATGTAAAAGTATATTCTTCTAAATCAATGTATGTAGCAAGCTGTGGACTTAAATTTTATTGACTAATTTTAACTACTTAATTGAATATtctagatcaatcaacagcatgtgacCATGTTGATTATCACTaaatatttagactcatccctcctttcaaaaaaagtacaaatcaaggttacggtgaggcacttccaatggaagtgaatggggcacatttttggagagatttaaaggcagaaatgtggagcttataattttaaagcacttaaatgagttcctctgttaaaacttgtgtatcatttgagctgtgaagttgtttaaattgttttatggtAGATTAGGGTTTGGCATATCactagcaacaaagttgtaaacctaatatatctttacacagaaaaggttggcaattttatcacactaaaataatgttaacacattgtttacatcttgtggctttaaTTTTCAAATGGttaatatttttcataattgaGTATTCCATATTTTATCAATTCTATTAACATATTGagatgtttacagattggcctaaTCCATTTCTAAGTGCttcactgttacccagatttttgcCTTGTATAGAGAAAAAAGCAGGGACATGTCAAAcactttgtggtaatcaacattatgccataaaacTGTTGATTAGCTTAATGTGTATTGAACgcagaatattcattttaatccTTCCTGGTGAAATGCAATTCTTAAATAAATTTCATACGTATCGCATCCTGACATGTGAGCTTTTATTTCAGCATAACACTAAGTATACAGAAGAGACTTTATATTGTAATTATCCATTTGCTGGGATTTATTCCCTTCAATGTTGAAAGGTCTTGTTCAAGATCCACTGCAGAAATGTATGTTCTTCAATTGCAGCACCACCTGTATTGAAATGGAAAGAAAGTTAGTCTAGCATCAATTTTAGAGGGGTGGGGGAACCTTGAATTCAACACATTTGCCTTTACCTGTAAAAGTCCTTTTAGTTAACTGGGCACTATGTGACTGGTTGTGGAGACATCAAGTCAAAATCTGAAAGGTTTCTAGCAACCCAAACACCCACTGTAAATAAACCAAGGTTTACAAGGAGATTCctgtaacaataaaataaaagggagagcTGTTAAGTCAACACTGTCAAGATATTTAGAACAAGATACTAGACCAAACATTGCAGAGACATAAGAAAAGTGCTGAAGATTAATCTAATGAAGCTTAAATTGAAAACCTTAAAAGGAATTGGTTAATCCAAAACTTAAAATTCtcaatttactcacactcatgtcatcccagatgtgtatgacttactttcatctgcagaacaaagacttttttttttttagaagtgagacacatcaatatttaagtcctgtagTAAAAGGACTATATAGGAAATAttaatccgtttctcacccacacctattatgttgttaatgaagacatggatttaaccacttaaaacctatggattacgtttatgctgcctttatcgtttttattttatttatttttttctagagcttcaaagttctggtcagcaTTCAATTTCGTTGTGTGGacttacaaagctgagatataaaatatatatatatatagtgttctgcagaataaagatggcgagtaaatgatgagaatcttcatttagggtgaactatccctttcagaaACCTCCTAAACCAGGGACCAACTAGCATATTTTAATAAGTGttacacaaatgaaaaaaatgaagtctTTGTTGCGTACAAAACTCCTCAATCAAGTTTTATGTCGACGTTATCCAACATAATTTGACAACGCCGACCTCAAATATCGACAAATACAAGCGTCTTTAAAAAGCCAAGTTGAGCATTACATGTAGCAGCATTCATTAGGTAAACATACGATCCATTGATTTGTCCTTTACTAGCTAGATTATTTAATGAAATTGATCCTCAACTATGCCGTTTCTTTTTGTCGCTTACAAGCTTtgataatgtaaaatgttaacaaacCTTCTAAAGTCATTCCTGTCCGTCGCAAATCGACAAGCGGAACCAATCCATCCCATGACACCAGGCGATTGCCCTTCAGCTTTCTTTCCgctcattttattttgtaaatttaaGGATTTCCAACCAGAGGGTCTTTTGATGTGCGTTCAATGGAATGGAAATTTCTACGGCATACCATGAGGGTTACAGTTTTGCCCTACGGATCAGTATATGGGACAAACCGTATGACGAGATTGGCCTATTCTTCTTATGCGGACTGAATTTTAAAAACGCCGTACGGTTTGTCCCTCACAGGTTTACAGATTTTCAGCACAGTTGCGCAACGCAGCGCTACTATTTCTTTACGCAAAAATGTCTGCGACCAGATACCGTCGATTTCTCAAGTTATGCGAGGAATGGCCGAGGGACGAATCCAAGAAAGGTCGAGATTTAGGAACGTTTTTACGTCAAAGAGTGGCTGGGGCTTTCCGAGAAGGCGAAAATACACAGGTGCATTTTTAATTAAGGACTTaacttataatatatatttttaccccaGTTCTCAAGACCTTGCAAAGTCATGTCATCTTTCGTGTTGTGCGCCGTGATATTCACATTTTCATTACACATTCATTAAATACGTTTGGTGTTGTAAGCATTTGAATATATAAAATTTAAGACAAAGTGTCCTTGAAGGTTTATTTGCTCTTGAACCTTTGTATCTTTTCTCTTCTACCAACGTTTGTTACGCATTAATGTTTAATGTATCATTCAAGATTTCAGACCCTGAGAAATGTGATCAGATGCATGAAAGTTTGGCCCACATCAACAGTAACGTGTATAAAGACAAGGTGAgtctaaattaaaataattttccaaataCTACTTGTTCCAGATTTTAAAAGAAATTGAGATAGCAATTTGGCCTTTAAATAAGGAAGAAACTGggcatcttaaagggataattcacccaaaaattctctcataatttattcacactcatgctgtcccagatgtctAAGTCTGACTTCCCtctgcaaaacacatttttttttttagaagaatatctttgctctgtaaatccatacaatgcaagtgaatggtgaccaaaacgttgaagccccaaaaagcaaaaaggcaggcagcataaatgtattcCGTAAAAcggagtggtttaatccaagctagtttccttggcgatcatgaatACACTTCTTAGCCCCCTGCACTTGCATCAAGTACTAGGAAGTGAAATCATGATTTCGCCttaagactgcaatggcaagatgtacagtgaaaaaggagttacattttggtctgttctcatgccaaactgattggattgcttctgaagacattgattaaaccattaTTAATCCACCATGGATTACTtgtatactgcctttatgttctttttggagctttacagttttggtcaccattaacttgtattaagctttttttttttttttttagttatcacATAATTtggataattatatttttatttctatttccatAATATAGGTCTTTTCCCTGAACTCTGAAAGAGAAACATAGCTTGCATAGAGGAGACTCAACAAATGAGACGCAGTACTACTTAaaatataataactttatttttcagCTGTCCAAAAACCTGTACACCCATTTTAATGCAGTGACTGAATAATAGAATGTCTTTCTTTTAGTTGAGATGCAAACAACATATTGTCTTTTTCTCTGGATTTCAGTTTCCTCGGGCAAAAGATTCAAGTTTTACAGGTGTAACTGTGGAAGAGTGTCGAATGCTGTTGGCAACAGGTGAGAAATTCTTTAGTTTTTATtgccaaacattaaaaaaaaaaaacatatatatattacacacacacacacacacacacacacacacacacacacacacacacagtgtatattATCTCATTTCAGTGGCACCTTTCAAGcagtgggatatattaggcagcaagtcaacagtcagttcttgaaattcatttgttggaagcaggaaaatttTTCGACTTTGACAatggccaaattgtgatggctagacaactgggtcagataatctccaaaatggcaggtcttgtggggtgttcccggtatgctgtggttagtacctaccaaaagtggtctaAGGAAGGACAACAggtgaaccggcaacagggtcatgggtgcccaaggctcactgatgcgcgtggggagcgaaggctagcctatGTGGTCTCCACAGAAGAGCTATTGTAGcataaattgctgaaaaacttaatgctggccatgatagaatgGTGTCAGAACACAGTGCATCAGAGCttgctgcgtagccgcagaccagtcagagtgcccatgctgacccctgtccactagtgatgggtcgttcatgaacTAATCGGTTCTAAGAGCCGACTCGCATATCAAAAGAGCCGaatctattaaaaaaattaagttatgCATAATCAAAACTAAgtcaaaataatcaaaagatttaaatgaatagaattaaccaAGTCAAAGaatgaataaagaaataaaataatagtcCTAAATgctctagcacacacacacattctgactgtctgctcagactaacgaAAGgtacctgttgttcctgtcaatcagacaccgTGTccaccaatgaaccaaagatgcgtgagggagggcggagccaacttatgttgttcagattgtattcgttttgaattgttacatttatatgcactgtttatatacatttaaaaggtTATACTataaatgcacatgtgaaatagcatccttctttttacatttatttcaatatgtgggatgctgcagttttgcaaattgttattttttttttttgaaatggTGCAGTATTCTAatatcagtaccgccgctccctacacgcatactacgcagtctgcgtagggcaccaactccctaggggggcaccatcttatccTAGGAGGGCAaaagaaagtccaccggctgctcttactcacacgttatacattattcaaggacccgaaagcagttgcggaacacagacgatcgcttcgcTTGTATCACGTGGCCCTGTCGtttatgctgttcagactgtattcGTTTTTAATGGTTAGATTTagatgcactttgtttatatacaataaaaagttatactttaaatgaaaatgtttaatagcactctttttcataacaaaccaatgcatttttaaatacaatgtggttaaggtagagtatgatttcatttaataatttaattagaattgttttaacactaatcaagtcaaactatcgcaaactgtttgacttgaaaaaatacaaaacatatttttttaaagagccgtttgggagCCCAAAGATGGGTATgggagcatcagaactggaccatggagcaatggaagaaagtGGCTGGGTCTGGTCATGTGAATGGCCGGGTGCTTGTGTGTTGATTACCTGGGGAAgcgatggcagcaggatgcaatatgggaagaaggcaggctggcgGAGGCAATTTGATGCTGTGGggaatgttctgctgggaattcTTGGGTCCaagcattcatgtggatgttactttgacatgtaccacctacctaaagattgttgcagaccacatacaccccttcatggcaatggaattacctgatgacagtggcctctttcagcaggataatgcaccctgccacactgaaaAGTTGTTCAAGAATgttttgaggaacatgataaagagttcaaggtgttgacttggcctccaaattccccatagCTTAATCAgactgagcatctatgggatgtgttggccccacctcacaacttactgGACTtaaaaggatctgctgctaaaaaaaagctgttttgccTGCACCAGGGatacctacatgatattaggcaggtgattttaatgctgtggctggtCAGTGTATTTTATTGGACTAAATCTGTATTGACATGTTACTAATTAATTGTCATATAGAATCATGCCTAACTTGATAATGTAATCTAGTGAGCTGTACAAAGAGAAAATGaaacattcaaatgttttaaaatggaaGAGTTAAtctaactttttattattttgctatATTGTGGATTACTCTAATCAACTTTACTTTTCATGCCAAAGGGATGGGTTATTAGCTCTCATTTATTAAGCACAGGTCTAAGCAGTTTAATTAGTTCTCTGTATTACCgagtattattttttttgttgttacagGGAACATGCAACAAATGGATGAGGAGAAGGGGTTGTGGAAGACATTAATGGAGCGATTCTCCTCAAaatctgaagatggccctcctgaaaaATAATCATCACACTGTACAGacgtatttattttcaaataaaacgaTGAagatatttatgtaaatattcaCTTCAAACTGCTACATTAGATCACATCAATGGCTCAAAATGTTTGACAGAAATCTTTCGAAAAAGTAAAAGTGGTGGACCACTCAGAAAACACCATATAATATCCAGTTTTATGGAATGTTTCTTTCCGAAATGCCAGAGCAGTAATTTATTTTTCCCACAAAATGTTCCAGCTACTTAGTTGTGATCCTATAAGACTGTTCCCACAATTGTGTACTTTAATTATCTTTTTCATGCCCTGCATTTTATAATGGAGAATATTTTTAGTGAAGTTGTGTGAGTGAAGctgctgttttgcatatataGTATTGGTGGTAAAAGACTCACTCGAGATGcttgtttaaaataaattcatttttgggacgatatatattacttttttttttttactattttcctTTGAGGTATATGTTTATTCCCATTCATTAACATAACAGTTAAGGGCCTATTAGCATGATTAGTCAGCCATTAAAAAGGAGTATGGCAGTTACATTTTTACTGCTGtatccttgagaaaggcactcaAGTTTGGTTTGGGTTTACATCAATTGcaaatagcattttattattGAAGTGTCTGATAAATACATTTAACTACTGAAGGATTGAAAATGCCAGCTTATCTCTGCTCTAGGatataaatattttactttgTAGGACATTTGTAATTGTTTAGATTAAAAATATGTGCTTTGAAGGTCATTCATTAGTTAAAAGAAAACTGCATAGAACAGttgggaaaaaatattttgaactgtGCCCACTGGATTTCACTGGCAGTTATTGATAACATGGTACACGCAATCTTGTAAAATGTGTTCACAAAAGATGATAAAACGCTACACTTCCTGACCACCACCCTTGCACAGACACAAAAAGTCATGTGTACAGTTCAAGTCATTAGAGCTTGTTGTTGGTAATAAAATAGAATCGTACAATGATTTAACTATACAATTATCTGCCACAacaccactgacaggtgaagtgaataacatttgttctcattacaatggcacatgTCAAGaagtgggatatattaggcagcaagtta
Protein-coding sequences here:
- the LOC127653700 gene encoding ubiquinol-cytochrome-c reductase complex assembly factor 2, whose amino-acid sequence is MSATRYRRFLKLCEEWPRDESKKGRDLGTFLRQRVAGAFREGENTQISDPEKCDQMHESLAHINSNVYKDKFPRAKDSSFTGVTVEECRMLLATGNMQQMDEEKGLWKTLMERFSSKSEDGPPEK